From the Solanum lycopersicum chromosome 10, SLM_r2.1 genome, one window contains:
- the LOC101244726 gene encoding protein WVD2-like 4: MESENGVPVEVEKIVVAEEENVNLKNISEKADETPNSSVAKEELSVEDVPKSRASNQHKVSVGGTKKNNKMAKDQANSTGTSSLTRSKKGSMAKSLSFPTRGANADMTRKSIDACTKKSDFKPWIPNGVTHEASHSNGTVSSASRLNPSTKSTSAGVVKSSSPNGSATTSRRTTTGSIPSLRQSLSGKSASAGRIAKKATSEQLNDEKITPTKATSPLKDDDDARSATSSNATRTSAGFSFRLEERAEKRKEFLAKVEERIQAREEEKSNLLAKSKENQEAEVKQFRKSLTFKATPMPCFYKEPPPTVELKKIPTTRAISPKLGRTKNSTSMTNSSESGGSCFSPKVIKEQRKSLVSNKDNVASKGKPVKTSQTTAQSPKTSITKAKPAETKSRLAEAAKVSDEKTERNEIQPESEMNRVEDNVARPSNPIVVQAEVSVEG, from the exons ATGGAGTCTGAAAATGGAGTTCCAGTAGAGGTGGAAAAGATTGTTGTGGCTGAGGAAGAAAATGTGAATTTAAAGAACATTAGTGAGAAGGCGGATGAGACGCCAAATTCATCTGTAGCCAAAGAAGAATTGTCTGTTGAGGATGTTCCGAAAAGTAGAGCATCGAATCAACATAAGGTATCAGTTGGTGGTactaaaaagaacaacaaaatggCCAAGGATCAAGCAAATTCAACAGGCACGTCTTCATTGACTCGTTCGAAAAAGGGAAGTATGGCGAAAAGTCTTTCATTCCCTACAAGAGGCGCCAATGCAGACATGACAAGGAAGAGCATTGATGCTTGTACAAAGAAATCGGATTTTAAACCTTGGATACCAAATGGGGTGACACATGAGGCTTCACATTCGAATGGAACAGTCTCGTCAGCTTCTCGTTTAAATCCGTCTACTAAGAGTACATCTGCTGGAGTTGTGAAGagttcaagtccaaatggaaGTGCTACAACAAGCAGAAGGACAACTACAGGATCTATCCCGAGCCTTCGTCAATCGCTG TCCGGGAAGTCTGCTTCAGCCGGTAGAATTGCAAAGAAAGCGACTTCTGAACA ATTAAACGATGAAAAGATTACACCTACTAAAGCTACGTCACCTCTTAAAGACGATGATGATGCTCGTTCTGCTACTTCCTC CAATGCAACTCGTACCAGTGCTGGATTTTCCTTCAGATTGGAAGAACGTGCTGAAAAGCGAAAGGAG TTCTTGGCAAAGGTGGAAGAGAGGATACAGGCCCGAGAAGAGGAAAAGAGTAACTTGCTAGCAAAATCAAAG GAAAACCAAGAGGCAGAGGTAAAGCAGTTTAGGAAGAGCTTGACATTTAAAGCTACACCGATGCCTTGCTTCTACAAGGAGCCCCCTCCTACAGTTGAACTGAAGAAG ATACCAACAACACGCGCCATATCTCCTAAGCTTGGAAGAACTAAGAACTCCACATCCATGACTAATAGCTCCGAAAGTGGAGGATCATGTTTCAGTCCAAAAGTGATCAAGGAACAACGTAAGTCACTCGTATCCAATAAAGATAACGTTGCATCAAAAGGGAAGCCAGTTAAGACTTCACAGACAACAGCTCAATCTCCAAAAACCTCGATCACTAAAGCGAAACCTGCTGAAACGAAATCCAGACTTGCTGAAGCAGCAAAGGTTTCGGATGAGAAAACAGAACGAAATGAAATCCAACCTGAGTCTGAAATGAATCGTGTAGAAGACAATGTGGCACGTCCATCAAATCCAATCGTTGTGCAAGCTGAAGTCAGCGTTGAAGGTTAA